ttgagatttggatataactgccatatagatcgatctctcgatttaaggtcgtgggcccataaaaggcacatttattttccgattttgcaaaatttgggtcagtgagtggtgttaagcccttcgacatccttcgtcaatttggcccagatcggttcagattgggatatagctgccatatagaccgatctgtcgatttaaggcccataaaaggtgcatctTTCTAGTATATGGCataaataggtccagatttggatatagctcccatatagaccgatctcccgataagaggTCTTGCGGCCAttaaggcggatttattgtccgctttcgccgaaatttgggacagtgagttgtgttaaggccttcaacattcttctttcatttggctcagatcggtccagatttggatatagctgccttgggcccataaaaggcgcatttattgtccgatttcgccgaaacatgggacagtgagttgtgttaggctatggttacagctgccatatggaccgatctctcgatttaaaggcgcatttataattcgatttcgctgaaatttgacacagtgacttatattaggcttttcgacatccgtgtcatatatgatgcagatcggtctatatttggatatggctaccaaaaagaccaatattttgttccacaaaattgaacaataacttgtacttattagaccactcaatatccatgtcgaatttggtccaaatcggaccatatttcgataatgctgttatgggagcataaattatgcatttttcaccgcattctgacgaaaggtggttgacttatatacccgaggtggtgggtatccaaagttcggcccggccgaatttaatgctttTATACTTGTTTACTAGTCATTTCGATTCTATTCCACTGTGCGACTCTCGGACTCGGCttaaaaaagaaggcccctttcATCCTTGAGCTTACACTTTAATACGACTGCCCTGATTGATAAGAGAGCagtatcccctgtttcttaatggaatgttcatgagaatgTCCATTTAAATCTTTCTAAATAGTTTGTGAACTAAATGTATTCTCTAAAATTCATGCTCTACTACTACAAACTTCtgctaaattttccatgaacattccattaaggaacaacggATACTTCTATCATATCAAAGAGTGAAGTTAGATTAAAATTTTCAGCATGATGATAAGGGGCCAGCTTTCTTATgtcgagtgcgaacggcgtgctgcatagCGACATTGCTTGGTAGAGACgttttaatatggcaggatacctcaaggggaaaccaccactgaaaatttttctgatgttcgctccagggtttgaacccaggTTCTCGGCGTCATAGTCGGATATGTAaaactctgcgccacggtgctTAAGTAGTATTTGGTTTAAAACTTATCTTAGTtctttgacaatattttcatatttcttttctttatattttttacaGCACCGGAGTTACCATCAACATgggtaaaaatatcaaaaagtgGCTAGAATTATACCCTGGCATAAGACCCAAAATAGCCACCTTGGATATGCATTTCTACATTCCATTCATGCGTGAAGTACTACGTCGATGGGGTTTGGTTTCATGCTCGAAACAGTCGCTGCTTCATTATTTGAATGTCTCCAATGATCCCAAGCATAGGGATAACAAAGATGGTTTCACCGCAAATGCGGTAGCCCTACTGGTGGGAGGTGCTGAAGAGTCGCTGGACTCACATCCAGGACGTTATATACTGACCCTAAAGAATCGCAAAGGTTTTGTGAAAATTGCCATAAGATCTGGGTAAaagcttttgaaattttttctcaccATCCATCATTTTAATGTCTTTTATATGTCAACAGTACCCCCATAGTGCCCTCGTTTTCGTTTGGTGAAGTGGATATTTTCGATCAAGTTGCCAATCCTCCGGATTCCATGCTGAGGAAGTTCCAGTCTTTTGTAAAACATTTAACTGGAGTCTCTCCACTCATAGTGCTGGGTCGTGGCTTTTTCCAGTACACCTTTGGCTTTATACCTCAGCGTCGGCACATTGTCCAGGTTATGGGAGCCCCCATTGAAGTGCAGCAAATGGATGAACCCGACACAAAATATGTCAATGAAATCCATCAGAAGGTGATTGATAGTCTCAATGAAATGTTTGAGAAGTACAAACATAAATACATACAAAATGCCGATAAAACTAAGCTGGTGATTCATTAGTTGGGAAGGAGGCCTTTTTTAAGACTAAgacttttatttttaagttgtcTATAGGAATAGTTTTTATTgttgattttgtgttttttttattaaattattaaatattttgataaatcATGACATTATGATAATTGTGAGAAAAAAAAGACCTTAAAAAATAGGAGAGCCTTGGTAACGGAGTTGATAGCGAACTCTTATTATCAGTGCAGGGGTCAATTCCCACAATAAGACCACCAAAAGAAGGAGAGCCTTCGTAACTGAGTTGATAGCAAGCTCGCGTTATCAGTGCAGGAGTCAATTCCCACAAAAGAGTCTTTAGTCTGCAGTTTTGGTGCCTGAGTGAGGCGCTTAGAATCCGCCACTATAGCCCTTACTTAAGCCCAAAATAAAATTCTtgcatgtttttttgtttttaaatgtttatttttttttattttttttatgttttttcatTAACGCAAGCCTTTTATacactttttaatattttctgaattttctttttatggTCTAAAATAATTTGCTCTTTGAGGATTTTATTTGGATatgctttttgtttttgaacttacataataattaataatcatttgttttttattttttcttttttaaattgttaTGTACAAAAAGAGGGCAACAATAAATTGTTATATAATTCTATTCAAATGTTTTATTACAAACtaatatatttggttgcccaaaaagtaattgcgtattttttaaaagaacgtaaatgcatttttaatcaaacttagaatgaactttaatcaaatatacttttttcacactttttttctaaagcaagctaaaagtagcagctgataactgacagaagaaagaatgcaattacagggcaacaagctgtgaaaaaaattgtcaacgccgactatatgtaaaatccgcaattacttattgggcaacccaatatgtggcATTTTAAGGGAATTTTTGTGGGCTCTTTTTCTCATTGTTTTTGGTTTGGttacttaaattttaaaataaaatctacACAAACCAAAGGAAACAACCTAAAACATAGGTTAGatggatttttttattaattttttcaacaaaaaaaaaaaaacttaccatttttcaagttttttgcctgttagggcaagatcattaaattttacaattttttgtttgtttctctttcgagacgagctcaatgatcgatgatgcaaatggaaaaggaaagccaaagatagcaacacacatcaaccactatggcacgcgtttcgtctttggtgagaagacttttcaaccatattaggtgtgatggcttcaagcgccttgcattggtatgttgtatttgaatcgtataaaTAGCGAAAACACTTTTATgacacaattaccacattaaacaAGCCCGACAACCCTGATTATTAGCTgtatttttcccaatgcatgtatttttgtgtaatgacagacattctatctgtgacaaattacacttctttcgtactacacatgattttgttcatctgttggaagttgtattgatggcttcgaacgctaaggcaacggcaatggctctcactgttgctccgtgtgcccggGTTCGAATGcattggaaacaagtaaaaaggtgttaagtccggccgggccgaaccttgggtataaatgtaaaccacctttcatcaaaattaggtgaaagttgcataccttatgtcccatagcagttatatcgaaataggatccgatttggaccaaatactaataagtaaaaatcattgttcaattgtgtataacaaaatattggtccttttagtagctatatctataaaaccgatctgaaccatatacaacatggatgtcgaacagcctaacataagtcaatgtgtcaaaatgcagttaaatcggattataaatttgcctttttgggggccaagactttaaatcgagatatcggtctatatggcagctatatgcaaatcttgatcgatgtagaccaaattgcagaaatatgtgtaggggcttaacgtaactctctgtcccaaatttcagtaaaatcggataataaatgcgccatttatgggcccaaaaccttaaatcgagcgatcggtctatatggcagctatatccaaatctggaccgatgtgagtgaaattgaagaacgaagtcgaagggcctaacacaactcactgtcccaaattggggcgacatcggataataaatgcgctttttacggccccaaaacttaaaaccgagagatcggtctatatggcagctatatccaaatctttactgatctgtgccatattgcagaaatatgtgtaggggcttaacgtaactctctgtcccaaatttcagt
The genomic region above belongs to Stomoxys calcitrans chromosome 5, idStoCalc2.1, whole genome shotgun sequence and contains:
- the LOC106084013 gene encoding 2-acylglycerol O-acyltransferase 2, coding for MTVLEDQLLNLKKSNKKIMEFSKEISKEISSHMKIDWAPVHVPPRRRIQTFAAGCYVYIFMFLPFISLFLTVFFLIYLDYIGRALLLVYLAYIYFDHKKHASAVKSNGWMFLRNNFITSHLRDYFPVELIKTAELTPDRNYLVASFPHGIIGTGVTINMGKNIKKWLELYPGIRPKIATLDMHFYIPFMREVLRRWGLVSCSKQSLLHYLNVSNDPKHRDNKDGFTANAVALLVGGAEESLDSHPGRYILTLKNRKGFVKIAIRSGTPIVPSFSFGEVDIFDQVANPPDSMLRKFQSFVKHLTGVSPLIVLGRGFFQYTFGFIPQRRHIVQVMGAPIEVQQMDEPDTKYVNEIHQKVIDSLNEMFEKYKHKYIQNADKTKLVIH